The segment cttagactttttttttcttttctattaagTATCCTGTCCTGAACTCATTGTTTCCTGCATTTAGGTCCTTATAGGTATTTTCACACTTCAGCCCACTTTAAAACAACTCATACTGATTactcagcattttttttgtgcacATACAAAGCAATTCAGATTGATGACTCGGGATTTCTTTTACACATGCAGTATGTGAACAGCCCAAACAACCCCTCTAAAACAAACTGCCAACGTCTCCTGGTGCAATCCTTGTAATATTCTTCATTTTAGTTTGTGAACACACAGCAGGTTGACTGTATTCTGTCCCTCTAGGCTTGCCGTAGATTGATCGTATGCGCAGGGATGCTCGAAAACACAAACCTGCATGCAAATAAATGACTAAACACCTTTTTGAGCTGTAGGATAACCCAGCGAGTCCAGATGGCCTCATTGTTTCATGCATATCATGTATCACCGAGGCCAGAGAGCACAGAAAACCATTGTTAGGAATGAAACTGCATCGCACGTCcaactgcttgtgtgtgtattcatgaaaTGCCTGCAGCACTTTGACCAAGCCTGGGTTGGACGCATCATTTCCAAGTTGAATCTTACCTCTGTGTCGTTGCTGCACTTCTGAAGAAGCTCCTGTAAAGAAAAGGAGACTAAGAGTGAGATGATGAGAAAAACCAGATGGACAGTGTTAGTTAACCCTTTCAAATGCGTGTGAAGTCTTTAAAAGCTCATACCTGTAGCTTTTTGACTCGCTCCTCATCATCAGACAGGTCGATCAACTCATCAATGTTTACCTCCTCCGGCATATCGTCCTCCTGCAGTGGGCGCATAACAAGAAAATTCATTATTACTGATAAATAGAATCCTTTATACCTTAAATAACAACCATAAAACAGTGTTAAATGGCTTGTAGCTTCATGTGAGGTAAAACATTACAAtcttagcatgctaacatttgctGACTGAAattctgcacagaaaaaaagtcaGTAAACAAGTATTTCAGCATAAATGTCGAACACCAGATGTGATGCAGATGCAGAAAGGCTGTTGTTCCTGCAGTAAAACTGATCGCAGGTCAGCCGTCGTCTTGTCTCTAAGCAGAGATTCCAATCCGTGCTGAAACTCATACATGTTTAAAGTTGTAAAAGTGTAAAGTAAATGTGGGATTCCAGAGTTTATAGAGGATGTAAACGTCTGTAAACATCTCAGGATACTCCCTCTTCTGATCTGGTCTCGCTCTTCCAACAACTAAGgtatgtttaaatattattaaacaGCACAAAATCAAACCACTTATTCTTTGAGCCACACCCTACCTCTCCTTAAACAAGTATTAAAGTCCCTGAGGATATGTTTTAATTatgccaggaaaaaaaaagacacttccTCAGAGGTAATCATAATCGAAGTGTCAAGTGGTTCCAAATAAAACCCTGAACAACTAAAAGagcctctttcttctctgtatGGAGAAGTAAATAATCTACATGCAGCATCCATGTGAGAAGCGAGCTCAGAAACAGTTATAGAACATCATCCTATTCTAGAATATCAACTATTTCCCATTTCGGGAGCGACTGAAGACTTTGGGTTTGTCCCACAAACGTTCATGTCCATCATTTGCATTTGAAACAATGCTGATGTAATACAGTAACAGTGGTTTGTTCTGTTGGAACAAACAGTTGTTGTGCAGAAGCAGTGAAGATCGGCGCACAGCAATACAATAATACACTGTTAAATACTGTGAGATTTGGaatttttcagaataaaagaatCGGTTCAGGGCTCCACGTCCTGGAGCATCATCTGAAATGGTGTCATAAATTGTGATATAAAGTCTTCTGTCATCTGCGAACACTTTAAACAAACGGATCTCCTACATGACGGTTTGCCGATTCCTTACGTGTGATTTCTGGATTGAAGGATTTCTTATCTCTATCGTTAACGATCTGGATTCCATCATCTTACATCAACATCCTTCCACATCCTAACCCTGCATTCCTCTCCCAGGCCTCCCTCTGGAGTTCCTGGACTCCTGTCAGCTGCCTCAGCAGCAGCCAGATGCAGCCTTCGCTCCTCCGGGGGACCCACAGCTGCactcctctttcactcctctgtAATCTTTCCCTCGTGTTGGTCCTCATCATTCATTCTTCTCTGGGTTCAACCCTGCCCATGTAAGGCAGCGAGGCCCGAAACGGAGACGGATCTCCTCAGGAGGACAGGCAGAAGCCATCAAACAGGATACTTGTCCTTGTAAGGGAGAGCCGGGCTGCCCCACTTCCAACCTCAGCTCCTCACACCCTCATTCAAAGgcaataaatgtaattacaaattaaaattctCTGTCTTTACTATTTTAAATGCTCAAAAATggtttcattaatttttaaagatTACTTTACTGAATTTCTCTCTGGGTCTGCTTCCACCCACCTGACCCGCATACAGCTGATCCAGACTGTCCTCGATCCACTTCTCCACGTCCAGCCGCTTCTGCAGCTCCTTCCGGTTGTACTTCACGGTGACCCGGGCGTGTCTCTTGGGGATGTGACACCTGTGATCCGGAGAAGATCCGCGATCCGCCGGACGAACCCCATCGTGTCGCTCCAGTGACATGCTGGGCCGGTCTGCTGCCATTCCTGCCCCGGACTGGTCTGACtggtttcttgtctgtcttttttttttttttttttaaggcgcAGGAGGAGATCCGCGGTGGGAGGCGACGACAGCGCAGACAGACCCAGTATGTGTTCAGTTCGAGGCTCTCTCTGGCGCAAAAGCGCACAAAGAGACGCGACGAACATAAAGTTCACTTCAGAGTTCTTGTGAAATTTAAACAACAGctataaaataactttatttgtgacataaaaataattcaataataaCATAACAAAACAAACTTCAGGCGTCGATGATGGTTATGGCTTCTTAAATCTGGTTAAATCTGTAGTTAAAGTTGAGGAATGAAGTCATACGTTTGCGTGACGTCATCGTGTTTGCGTGAACTGCAGATCAGATGACGTATGAAATTGTTAAGCTTCCATCGTCTATTCACAGCTATAAATTCATACATATACTCATTGAAACACAagaaataaatgactttttttttaaaatcacaaaatatgacttgttctgttctttaatcttaatttccTCTAAATTTTAGATTTTGTCCAAGAATAAACTTTCTGCACTCAAAGAGTTTATAATAACATCTTTTATTCCACATTACAACCACATGATGACATTAAATAATATGAATGGAAACTTTCAACTCAACTCAAACTTTGGCATTAACATAAAATGGCACATGAAGGAGCAATGTGATCAgtagtatatactgtgtatatatatgtatatttaaattacagtagCACCGACTTAATTTCCTTTTACTCCTGCAGTTAATATCTTTGGGATATTTCACACAGCCTTTAAAGCCAATAAAACATCCGCCGGTCTTCATTCATCATATAAATACATCTCCACATCCAATCAAACTGAaggttttcaaataaataaataatataaagaataaaaataaaaaaaatgatggtgCGCACAATAAGGAAATAATGGTCAAAGGAAGATTGAAAAGcgaaacaaaaagtttttttttaagaaaacaaaaaacgatGAGAGACAATTAAACAAAgtgaattaattaaaacaaaaacccagTATACATATTTGTGGGCAGGTTTTTTCCAACAGATGACCAGACTGACTTCCGGTATTTGGTTTGTGTTGTAGGTCCTTTGAGAAGTAGATtatattatttgtttctttgggTCTTGATCATGAAAGAGCGTTGCcccataaacattttaataatcttTGTAAATCATCTCCGAGCAGTTCGTTCATCaatattttgtttcttctaCTAACATATTTATTGGTATATTCCCAGCAGGAGGGATTTGCTCCTCTCTTCACCGTGCGTAAAGAGAGAGGAGCCACAAGTGCTTGTGTTCTCCTACACCAGTGTGAAGGTTCTTCTAGTTCATCTCAACCCTGCTCCGGAGCGCACGCCGGCCTCGTCCCTCCACATGAAGTCCTGCCGCTCGCCTCTGACCTGGTTGCTCTCCGTGGGGGTGTGCCTGAACCCGGATCTCCCGTCGGGGCACAGGGCCAGGCTGAGCCGAGCTGCGCCGTTGCTGATCTTGAATAAACCGTTAGGACCCAGGAAAGAGTCTCTCTCGCTTCCTCCCAGATTGTTCACTGCCTCCAAGTCATTGTAGACCGCGATATCACTCAGATGCTTCCTCCCctgcagcctcctcctcctcctcaagaAGATCAGACCTgcaatcagaaccagaaccaggacggCCAGGACGCAGGAGATGGTCAGCGTGGCGGAGGTGGGCTGGGAGGTTTGGCGTAATGCGGGTTTGAAACTGGGCTGGAGGGTGAATTCGCAGCTCGGACCCATGAACCCTTTCGGGCACTGGCACACCGGCCCGGTGAAGTGGGTGAAGCAGGTACCACCGTTCTCGCAAGGCCGCGCCCCACACGCGTCAGAGCGCACGCTGCAGTTCTTGCCAGTGTAGCCCAAGGTGCAGGAACAGGTGTAGTCGTTCACACCGTCTTGGCAGGTTCCGGCGTTCTGGCAGGGGGATGAGGCGCAGTCATCGATGTTGACCTGGCAGTTGGCGCCGGTGAAGCCCGCCTGACAGCGACACAAGACACTCTGGCCGAGGTCCAGACACTCCCCACCTGCAATAGCAAGAAATATTCTGTTTAGCATCTTAATGGGAGAATTGTATATTTTGGAAACTACTGCAAATGCAATATTATTTATtgcatatattatttatataagtattataatgtatattatttatatattgatatttatataaatatttatacataaataaattctttagtaatattaataatattaataattaaataaatatcattaatatttatatatatataaaaaattaatatcGGGTTCTGTTCAGTTCAAATATTTAGAGTGCTGTTCCGCCCTTCGGCCACAAGGTGTCGCCAGAGGACGCAGCGCCCTCACCGTTCAGACACGGCCGGTTGCTGCAGCGGTCCAGCTTCTTCTCGCAGTTGGAGCCGGTGTAGCTGGGGGGGCAGCGGCAGGTGTAACCCCCGGTCATCGTCTCCACGCACGTGCCGCCGTTGAAGCAGGGGCCGTCTGCGCATGTCATGGCGATGATCTCGCAGTTCTTGCCGTAGAAACCCTGCGGGCATGTGCAGGAGTAGTCGTTCTCCAGGTCCTGTGGACAAGAGGAGTTCAATAACTAAagcagaaaatgatttttttacaaataaatcaatttgaATTATAATTTTTAACTCTATGATTCCAGGTTTTTTTCGCCTTGTGTGTCTCTAATTTGAATTGTAAATGTGTTGCATTGGATGAATAGGATTTATCTCATTTATCTAATATCATTGCACCTTTAAACCAGACTTAATTCCACTTTGTACTCACATTGCAGCTGCCTCCGTTCTTGCAGGGGTTGCTGTCACACTCATTGGTTTCCAGCTCACAGTTGGTGCCTCCGAAGCCGGGCCTGCAGGTGCAGGTGTAGCTGCCCTGGCCCGTGTTGGTGCAGGTCGCCCCGTTGGCACAGGGCTTGTGGTTCGTGCAGTAGTTGAGGTCCTGATCGCAGAAGAGACCCCCCCAGCCCTCCTGACAGTTACACTGCCACGGCTGGCTGCACGTCCCGTGGAGGCAGCCTGGGTAGCGGACGCACTGCTTGCAGGAGGGGCCCTGCCATCCCATGCGACAAGTACAGCCCCCTGGGGCCTCGCAGTAGCCGTGCTTCTCGCTGCAGTCCGCCGAGCAGAtggctggagaaaaaaaaaaagggggggggaggTGTGATTACAATGGCTATGCCtcctcacacatcacacacatgtaatGGGCCCTCTGTCTGACCCCGGCCCTGTTCCAGACGCCACTGTTGGTTAACTATTAAGCCCATAGCAGCTGGCAGACACACTGCTGGAGAAGAAACGCTTTCTTCTATCTCCtcagtcacacaacacacacagatcacCTTGaaaaatgactgtgtgtgtgtgtgtgtgtgtgtgtgtgtgtgtgtgtgtgtgtgtgtgtgtgtgtgtgtgtgtgtgtgtatttacggTGGGGGCCACAACTCATTCTCTTATTGTAACAGAGAAGAAAAGGCAGATGGAACAGGAAAGATCATCTATCAAAAGGGCAAAACTAAACACTACGGCTCATCAGTCCCATAAAGGAAATACAGTATGAGCTCTGAATAGATTCCTGTTCAGATACCGGAGGAACAAAAGCCAAAACACAACCTGAGCAGTGAGATTCAATCACATTTTATAatagtgctttttatttcaccaTTGCAAATGAACTCTACACAAACTCCTTACTTACATTTTACACTGGTTTTCTGGTGATAGACAGTTAAGATTGGAAACTCTTGCATTTGagagaaaaaagttttcatcataatacatgtttcatttatttaatctgtttttatcGAGAAACATTcttttattgaattatttttgaaacTATAATGTTAATTTAAGATTTAGATTTCATTGAAATCCTTCAAAAACATGGTATGTGTATATTTTGTGATGTTAAATCTACAAAATAACATGATGACATGTCGTGCCATGAGTTTTAATCCAATTTAATTTACTCCCTCTACAGATTAGACACTGAACTACACTCGCAGAATCATAAAAGTGTGTTGCTCCACGATACTCGGGTTAATTCCTACTGATATATCTGGTATAAACTTACGCTCGGAGCAGTAGTTTCCTTTCCAGCCCTCCAGGCAGATGCGGTTGCCCTCCTCGTCGCAGGTGTAGTGTCCCAGCGTGTCGTCCCTCGGTCGGCAGTACTCCGCGCATCCGTCTCCAAAGTAGTACTCATCGCAGAAGACGTGGTAGGAGTAGCGCAGCTCGCTCTGCTCGCCAAAGTGCACGTCCTGGGACCAGTCCTCCCCGATGGCCAGTCTCCTCCTGGTGGCCAGACGACTGACGAGGTTGTTTTGGTTGTCTGCAAAGGGAAAGTGATTAGTAATGGGAATAAAGTAATCATAaatgaaggaaaggaaaggaaaggaaaggaaaggaaaggaaaggaaaggaaaggaaaggaaaggaaaggaaaggaaaggaaaggaaaggaaaaaggaGCATACCTGTGTATTCAGTTGGAGACTCGGCGTTCCAGGCTTCAATTATTAACGAAAAAGTTCCCTAAAAACGACAAATGTGTTTTACAGATGGTGATAAACATAATTCAACCTATCTAATAAAATTAATTGATTAGTTTATTATGCTTCTGTCATACAGGAGAAAATACGCGACAGAGTTAATCAACTTTGTTGTTAATTATGATGTGATGTTAATTATGATTATGATGTTCGCATAAGAACTTATTGATAAAATGTCACCTTCACGGCAAGTGAAGTTAAAACTAAAGTTAAAACTTTGGTTAAAAGTAATAATCGGTATAgaattctgaaataaaaactgttgtaCCCCACAAAGCAACACTCCATCATTTGTGTAGCTTCATACTCACCGGCCACTTGAAGTGGAAAGGCACCCTGATGGGAGCGCTGCTGGATATGGAGGTGTGATCGGCCCTGATGACGTTGGTGTGTCCCGTGCCGAAGGTGCAAGGTGGTTCCGCTGAGATCACATCCTCAGGGTGTTTAAGGCAAATCCTGAAAAATATGTGACAGTCCCTGTGTCTCCTGCAGATGCGTTGCGCCGTGTggaatgaatgtattttcagcTCAAATACACCAGAAGACAAAACCTGGAAAGACAGGAGAAATGTTGGAAGATGAAATACGCATAAAATGCATTTAGGGACTGATTTCATCACAACCAGAAGCCAACTTACGGTGTGCACTAAGGCCAAAACCAGGAGGTATGTCAGGTGCATATGTGCCATTTCTTCACAATTGTTCCGTTTCCAGTTCCTTGGAGGATGTTCGCATTCGTCTGCGCAGCAATAATCCCAAAAGGTGTAGAGAAAAGCTCAAAAAAGTTTCATCACTTTGAACTCCGTTTTCCTCTTCTTGGGTCTTCTTTGTTGCACTGGCTGATACTCCTCCCTTCTGCGTTACGCGCACGCTTGTTTTAGTCCTGGTGCGTAAAGACGCACAGGGGTTATATACTCTCTGGAGCTGCGCGTCACAGTCAAAGAGGTGGAGCCGGAGCAGACCTCGGGGGACCCGTCTGACACAAGGGGACCTGCCTGGGGATTTAGACGCCCCACGTAACACCTGGATGGAAGgtttctgtttggtttgttgaTATGTTTAACCTTGCGGCATGAATCTTAATCACCCAGAAAAAGTGGAAATGATGGAACAGAGTTGTGTTTAGATTAgaattattgattttattaacTACAAACTTTCACTGGTCTCTAATTTCCAGGTTGGACcatcttttaaatttaattattttattaaattgtcatttaaatattaaaatgagatTCAGATTTTTACATCGTGGTCAAATAATGAACGTGTCTGGAAATTCCTGCATTTCATCAAACGTGCACTTTAGAACTTCATATTAACAGCAAACAgcggttgtttgtgtgttgttgttgttgttgttgttgttgttgttttttataacTTGTTTACCTCCAGATCAGAGGGAGGCGCAGTGAATAGCAGCTCGTCTTTCTTTACATCCAACATTCTAATTGCTCTGACGCGTGTGAGGTGACAAAGACCGGCCGGGCCCAGGATAACACGGCATTGTGCGTCCACCCAGGCCTCTTGTGAGCCCCTCAACATGGAAGAGAGTATGGGGGAGAGGGGGACGCTGCGCACGTGTGCGTGGGGGTGCAATGTGTAGTTTGGACTATCATGTTGCTTTTGTCTGGGCCTTACGCGAACAGCTGTATGGTAATCAACGGCACATGGTCGACCGTGTGGGGCTCTAAACTCGGCTATTGTCTCGTCGGAGCGTCCCCCTTCccccacgcacgcacacacacggactgctgcccccaccccctcttATTGATTTGGAGGATGGCGGTTCCAGCACCTGTCGCTAACAGGGATGTGTTGAAGGGTAAACACACCTAAACTGTTATGATCCAACTTTACGCACAGCagacttttaatttctttccgGATTGCAGCCTATTAATATTGATCTGTGTTTAATTATTGATATTTCTTACGGTGATTATTGCCTGGTGGTCTGTGTTTTACTGATAGATTTGCGTTTCATTTAACCCTAAGCTGAATTTATTGATGTAAAACTTAGTTTTTCACCGGTTTGGTTAGAGATAACCCGACTGACGCAGCAGTCACTCCAACAAACCCACTTCCAGTCTAACATTCTACGACGCAGTATGAAAATCTAGCTGTTATTTATGAAGACAACGCGCATGGGTCATTTTTATGCCCCCACTGGATTGATATGATAAtgagaatggggggggggacgcgtGCCTGAGGTGGAACTGTGGGTATCCTGGCACGCTTCCTGCTG is part of the Antennarius striatus isolate MH-2024 chromosome 13, ASM4005453v1, whole genome shotgun sequence genome and harbors:
- the ppp1r14aa gene encoding protein phosphatase 1, regulatory (inhibitor) subunit 14Aa; protein product: MAADRPSMSLERHDGVRPADRGSSPDHRCHIPKRHARVTVKYNRKELQKRLDVEKWIEDSLDQLYAGQEDDMPEEVNIDELIDLSDDEERVKKLQELLQKCSNDTETFIRELVAKLDGVHKQEELQSEGIEHPVIGHSHRHEPYHFNHPHQHQHFHHTRGQNQTL
- the dlb gene encoding delta-like protein B, with translation MAHMHLTYLLVLALVHTVLSSGVFELKIHSFHTAQRICRRHRDCHIFFRICLKHPEDVISAEPPCTFGTGHTNVIRADHTSISSSAPIRVPFHFKWPGTFSLIIEAWNAESPTEYTDNQNNLVSRLATRRRLAIGEDWSQDVHFGEQSELRYSYHVFCDEYYFGDGCAEYCRPRDDTLGHYTCDEEGNRICLEGWKGNYCSEPICSADCSEKHGYCEAPGGCTCRMGWQGPSCKQCVRYPGCLHGTCSQPWQCNCQEGWGGLFCDQDLNYCTNHKPCANGATCTNTGQGSYTCTCRPGFGGTNCELETNECDSNPCKNGGSCNDLENDYSCTCPQGFYGKNCEIIAMTCADGPCFNGGTCVETMTGGYTCRCPPSYTGSNCEKKLDRCSNRPCLNGGECLDLGQSVLCRCQAGFTGANCQVNIDDCASSPCQNAGTCQDGVNDYTCSCTLGYTGKNCSVRSDACGARPCENGGTCFTHFTGPVCQCPKGFMGPSCEFTLQPSFKPALRQTSQPTSATLTISCVLAVLVLVLIAGLIFLRRRRRLQGRKHLSDIAVYNDLEAVNNLGGSERDSFLGPNGLFKISNGAARLSLALCPDGRSGFRHTPTESNQVRGERQDFMWRDEAGVRSGAGLR